One window of the Desulfovibrio sp. genome contains the following:
- a CDS encoding ABC transporter ATP-binding protein translates to MSISLSNVTKYFGKVKAVSSLNLEIGDGECFSMLGPSGCGKTTTLRMVAGFEDLDEGEISVNGKLLSSSSKKYYLPPEKRDFGMVFQAFAVWPHMSVYENVAFPLRIKKVGAAELHKRTTEALQHTNLIDVAQKSPADLSGGGKQRVALARALAINPSVMLLDEPLSSLDPHLREEMRFEIKELQKIYGFSIMYVTHDQSEAMALSDRILVMKNGVVQQVASPLEVYTRPANRFVFSFIGLSNFTEMTVTATHMQLEGVSAPFPVGCEPDAQIMNIGRGIIASRPNEIEFVDEGGVPGIVERRTFLGEQLDYQVRVGEQSVRVQKGRYDRGPHQGETCRLHFLKPLWFPVDEQA, encoded by the coding sequence ATGTCCATTTCACTAAGCAATGTTACCAAGTATTTTGGCAAGGTTAAGGCTGTTTCATCCCTGAACCTCGAAATAGGCGACGGCGAGTGTTTTTCCATGCTCGGACCTTCTGGTTGCGGCAAAACCACAACCCTGCGTATGGTGGCGGGGTTTGAAGACCTGGACGAGGGCGAGATCAGCGTTAATGGCAAGCTGCTTTCGTCGAGCAGCAAAAAATATTATCTGCCGCCCGAGAAACGCGATTTTGGCATGGTTTTTCAAGCTTTTGCCGTATGGCCGCACATGAGCGTGTACGAAAATGTGGCTTTCCCACTGCGCATCAAAAAGGTGGGCGCGGCGGAACTGCACAAACGTACCACAGAGGCCCTGCAGCACACCAACCTGATTGACGTGGCACAAAAAAGCCCGGCGGATCTCTCTGGCGGCGGCAAACAGCGTGTTGCCCTTGCCCGGGCGCTGGCCATCAACCCTTCGGTCATGCTGCTGGACGAGCCGCTCTCAAGCCTTGACCCTCACCTGCGCGAAGAGATGCGTTTTGAAATCAAGGAGCTGCAAAAAATCTACGGCTTCTCCATCATGTATGTAACCCACGATCAGTCGGAGGCCATGGCGCTCTCTGACCGCATACTGGTGATGAAAAACGGCGTGGTGCAGCAGGTGGCCTCACCTCTTGAGGTATATACGCGGCCCGCCAACCGTTTTGTGTTCAGCTTCATCGGGCTGTCAAACTTTACGGAAATGACCGTGACGGCAACCCACATGCAGCTGGAGGGCGTGAGCGCCCCTTTCCCTGTCGGGTGTGAGCCTGACGCGCAGATTATGAACATCGGTCGGGGAATAATAGCCAGCCGACCCAACGAAATCGAATTTGTCGACGAGGGGGGCGTGCCGGGTATAGTGGAGCGACGAACATTTCTTGGTGAGCAGCTTGACTACCAGGTTCGTGTGGGCGAGCAGAGCGTACGGGTGCAAAAAGGCCGCTATGACCGTGGCCCACATCAGGGTGAAACCTGCCGCCTGCATTTTTTGAAGCCCCTGTGGTTCCCTGTGGACGAACAGGCCTGA
- a CDS encoding iron ABC transporter permease yields MQAVKQQRSWGLAEVILLLSIAILVIVVVVPVALIFFNAFFVNGQFNAADLVKTLGEGETYQALMNSLFIASGVTLCATAVGTFFAWLVTRTDIPYKGFMKSMFLVPFMLPSFIGALAWKMLLSPRAGYINRLWRDVTGAEDALFNIFSYAGIICIETMYLFPFVFIQVCGALERMDPTLEESARISGAGLFTITRKITLPLVLPSILSGALLIMLYSMAHFGTVAVLGIEVGIYNIPTLIYERIHESAGSFASIRTGTVLASVLVVTAALIIWLQRKVLGSGKYQIIGGKSFRPMELKLRGLRTPLFVFCLLYIAITIVLPTVTIFLVGGLKTYGVPITWENLSLDNYKYVLFEWDQTQQAIKNSIGLGLAAATITMFAGVMISYVIVKMRVRGKGILEFLGMLPFSVPGSVIALGVILAWSGRFGVNLYNTIWIILIAYIARYMAFSLKANSAALEQVHDSLVEAARACGASMWQALRDVVLPLVRPGMVAAFFLIFLPALRELTVSVMLYGTTSRTIGVAIYTLNEDGETVTSAALAGIALILIVTGQSIINHFAKSRQA; encoded by the coding sequence ATGCAAGCAGTCAAACAGCAGCGTTCGTGGGGTTTGGCAGAAGTGATCCTGCTTCTGTCCATCGCCATTCTTGTTATTGTGGTTGTGGTTCCGGTGGCGCTGATCTTCTTCAACGCTTTTTTTGTAAACGGGCAGTTCAACGCCGCCGACCTTGTCAAAACCCTGGGCGAAGGTGAAACCTATCAGGCCCTGATGAACTCGCTGTTCATCGCCAGCGGCGTTACCCTGTGCGCCACCGCCGTGGGTACGTTCTTTGCCTGGCTGGTGACCCGTACTGATATTCCCTACAAGGGTTTCATGAAAAGCATGTTTCTGGTGCCCTTCATGCTGCCCTCATTTATCGGTGCACTGGCCTGGAAGATGCTGCTTTCGCCTCGCGCGGGCTATATAAACAGGCTTTGGCGCGATGTTACCGGTGCGGAAGACGCCCTGTTTAATATTTTTTCGTACGCGGGCATCATCTGCATCGAAACCATGTACCTGTTCCCCTTTGTGTTCATTCAGGTGTGCGGCGCGCTCGAGCGTATGGACCCCACGCTTGAGGAATCGGCCCGCATTTCGGGCGCGGGGCTCTTTACCATCACCCGCAAGATAACCCTGCCGCTGGTGCTGCCCAGCATCCTTTCTGGCGCGCTGCTTATCATGCTGTATTCCATGGCGCACTTCGGCACTGTGGCCGTGCTTGGTATTGAGGTGGGCATCTATAATATTCCCACGCTCATTTACGAGCGTATTCATGAAAGCGCGGGCAGCTTTGCCTCCATCCGCACCGGCACTGTGCTGGCTTCGGTGCTGGTGGTTACGGCGGCCCTGATTATCTGGCTGCAACGCAAGGTGCTGGGCTCCGGCAAATACCAGATCATCGGGGGCAAGAGCTTCCGCCCCATGGAGCTCAAGCTGCGTGGCCTGCGTACGCCGCTGTTTGTTTTTTGCCTGCTGTACATCGCCATTACCATTGTGCTGCCCACGGTTACAATCTTTCTTGTGGGCGGGCTCAAAACCTACGGCGTGCCCATTACCTGGGAAAACCTCTCGCTCGACAACTATAAATATGTGTTGTTCGAGTGGGATCAGACCCAGCAGGCCATCAAGAACAGCATAGGCCTCGGGCTGGCTGCGGCCACCATAACCATGTTTGCAGGCGTAATGATCTCGTACGTCATCGTAAAGATGCGGGTGCGGGGCAAGGGCATACTGGAATTTCTGGGCATGCTGCCGTTTTCCGTACCCGGCTCGGTCATTGCCCTTGGCGTGATCCTGGCCTGGAGCGGCCGCTTTGGAGTGAATCTTTACAATACCATATGGATTATTCTTATCGCCTACATTGCGCGTTACATGGCCTTTTCGCTCAAGGCCAACTCGGCCGCGCTTGAACAGGTGCACGATTCGCTGGTGGAAGCGGCCCGCGCCTGCGGCGCCAGTATGTGGCAGGCCCTGCGCGATGTTGTGCTGCCTCTGGTACGTCCCGGCATGGTGGCGGCGTTCTTTCTCATCTTTTTGCCAGCCCTGCGCGAGCTGACGGTTTCAGTCATGCTGTACGGCACCACCAGCCGCACCATCGGCGTTGCCATCTACACCCTTAACGAAGACGGCGAAACTGTTACCTCGGCGGCTCTGGCGGGCATCGCCCTTATTCTCATCGTGACCGGCCAGAGCATCATCAACCACTTCGCCAAGTCCAGGCAGGCCTGA
- a CDS encoding ABC transporter ATP-binding protein — protein MAEILIENISKSFGDHTVLKDLSLTVRDGECFTLIGPSGCGKTVLLRIMAGFETLDAGRMSIGGEVVADAQSGTALPPEQRSLGVVFQDYAVWPHMTVRQNVGYPLKIARRDPAEAAALVQKSIDDVNLTGMEDRLPSQLSGGQQQRVALARALVAQPSLLLLDEPLNNLDANLREEMRFEIKALQKNLGVTILYVTHDQEIALAISDRMALLDEQGAIRQVGTPEEVFSSPADEFVFSFLGMSNFLRVNVADGLASLDGCTFPLAPQPGLAGEARVGFRPSDVQLSRQGEGLRATVRRASFLGAFTDYQLDVCGQHVRTAVDTHEALARDLLLAEGDACVINLRSAHWFS, from the coding sequence ATGGCGGAAATACTTATTGAGAACATATCAAAGTCTTTTGGCGACCACACGGTGCTCAAGGACCTGTCGCTCACGGTGCGCGACGGCGAGTGTTTTACCCTCATTGGCCCATCGGGCTGCGGTAAAACCGTGCTGCTGCGCATCATGGCCGGATTTGAAACCCTGGACGCGGGGCGCATGAGCATTGGCGGCGAAGTGGTGGCCGACGCGCAGAGCGGCACGGCCCTGCCGCCTGAACAGCGCAGCCTTGGCGTGGTTTTTCAGGATTATGCCGTGTGGCCGCACATGACCGTGCGGCAAAACGTGGGCTATCCGCTCAAGATCGCCCGGCGTGACCCTGCCGAGGCGGCGGCGCTGGTGCAAAAGAGCATTGACGATGTGAACCTTACCGGTATGGAAGACCGCCTGCCCTCGCAGCTTTCTGGCGGGCAGCAGCAGCGTGTGGCGCTTGCCCGCGCCCTGGTGGCCCAGCCCAGCCTGTTGCTGCTGGACGAGCCGCTCAATAACCTTGATGCCAACCTGCGCGAAGAAATGCGATTTGAAATCAAGGCACTGCAAAAAAATCTGGGCGTGACCATCCTGTACGTCACCCACGATCAGGAAATTGCCCTGGCCATATCAGACCGCATGGCCTTGCTGGACGAGCAGGGGGCCATCCGCCAGGTTGGCACACCTGAAGAGGTGTTTTCCTCCCCTGCGGACGAATTTGTTTTTTCCTTTCTTGGCATGAGCAATTTTTTGCGGGTCAATGTGGCGGATGGACTTGCAAGCCTTGATGGCTGCACCTTTCCTCTTGCGCCGCAGCCGGGACTGGCAGGCGAGGCCCGCGTTGGATTCCGCCCTTCGGACGTACAGCTGAGCCGGCAGGGCGAGGGCCTGCGCGCCACCGTGCGTCGTGCCAGTTTTCTTGGGGCGTTTACCGATTACCAGCTGGACGTGTGTGGCCAGCATGTGCGCACGGCAGTGGATACCCACGAGGCTCTTGCCCGTGACCTGCTGCTGGCAGAGGGCGATGCGTGCGTCATCAACCTGCGCAGCGCGCACTGGTTCAGCTAG
- a CDS encoding ABC transporter substrate-binding protein, which produces MRRITTLLFAAVFLAVSAFSAFAAEKLVVYTSMKESIIGSLKEAFVKKYPDIAMDYQSAGAGKLMAKIATERQSGKIMADIIWTSEVPDFFNMKAEGILEKYESPELKAVINPFPDFDGSFTAIRLGTLGIAYNKRHVKEAPAQWNDMMKPEFKKAFGIANPALSGTSYMSIQLLVDKFGWEYIENVHKNGARMGKGSGQVIDDTASGDLLACIGVDYIVNDKIKKGADLALVYPPEMLVIPSPAAIFKGTPNLAAAKKFVDFLLSEEGQKILAEQGTLPVRKGIVPPAEFGLPTSEQAFERGIKIDYQHILSEKESTVKKFTDIMMSK; this is translated from the coding sequence ATGAGACGCATTACCACTCTTCTTTTTGCTGCCGTTTTTCTGGCAGTATCGGCTTTTTCGGCCTTTGCCGCCGAAAAACTGGTGGTCTACACCTCCATGAAAGAATCCATTATTGGTTCGCTCAAGGAGGCCTTTGTTAAAAAATATCCTGATATTGCCATGGATTATCAATCTGCTGGCGCAGGCAAGCTTATGGCAAAAATTGCCACCGAGCGCCAGTCTGGCAAAATCATGGCCGATATAATCTGGACCAGCGAAGTGCCGGACTTCTTCAACATGAAGGCAGAGGGCATTCTGGAAAAATACGAATCGCCGGAGCTCAAGGCGGTTATCAATCCTTTCCCCGATTTTGACGGCTCGTTTACCGCCATCCGTCTGGGCACGCTGGGCATTGCCTACAACAAGCGCCACGTCAAGGAAGCTCCCGCCCAGTGGAACGACATGATGAAACCCGAATTCAAAAAGGCCTTTGGCATTGCCAACCCGGCCCTTTCAGGCACCTCGTACATGAGCATTCAGCTGCTGGTGGACAAGTTTGGCTGGGAATACATTGAAAACGTGCACAAGAATGGCGCGCGCATGGGCAAGGGCTCTGGCCAGGTTATCGACGATACCGCTTCCGGCGACCTTCTGGCCTGCATCGGCGTTGACTACATCGTGAATGACAAGATCAAGAAGGGTGCGGATCTCGCCCTGGTGTACCCGCCCGAAATGCTGGTTATCCCCAGCCCCGCAGCCATTTTCAAGGGCACACCCAATCTGGCGGCCGCCAAGAAGTTTGTGGACTTCCTGCTTTCTGAAGAAGGACAGAAGATTCTGGCCGAACAGGGAACCCTGCCTGTGCGCAAAGGCATTGTGCCCCCGGCTGAATTCGGTTTGCCCACCAGCGAGCAGGCCTTTGAACGGGGTATCAAAATTGATTACCAGCATATTTTGAGCGAAAAAGAATCCACTGTTAAAAAATTTACAGACATAATGATGTCGAAATAG
- a CDS encoding alanine--glyoxylate aminotransferase family protein: MTTVFGTLDHVLLMAPGPSPVAANVLEAMSLPTLGHLDPDCIKVMDALQEQLRAVCKTRNAVTFPISGTGSAGMEACFVNLVEPGDHVLIVNNGLFCSRMVEVASRLGALVDTVECPWGAPISVEAVKKQLGQKNYKILAVVHAETSTGVNNPVGELGALVKNSDTLFLVDSVAGLGGVDVRVDEWGIDAFYSGSQKCLSTPPGLAPASFSEAAMEAMARRKTKVPNWYLDVTLIRKYWEGTPRTYHHTAPINMYYGLHQALDNMLAEGLEASFARHKAMHERLKQGMGKLGFSPYVTEGAAPQVNLFVPPAGVDANALRARLRSDHKIEVAGGLGALAGKVLRVGVMGEGAREEPIDRLVAAVAACL; the protein is encoded by the coding sequence ATGACCACGGTTTTCGGAACATTGGACCATGTGCTTCTGATGGCCCCCGGCCCCAGCCCGGTTGCGGCCAATGTGCTTGAAGCCATGAGCCTGCCCACCCTTGGGCATCTTGATCCTGACTGCATCAAGGTGATGGACGCATTGCAGGAACAGCTGCGCGCCGTATGCAAAACGCGCAATGCCGTAACCTTTCCCATTTCCGGCACCGGTTCTGCTGGCATGGAAGCCTGCTTTGTCAATCTGGTAGAACCGGGCGACCATGTGCTTATTGTCAACAACGGCCTGTTCTGCTCGCGCATGGTCGAGGTCGCCTCGCGCCTGGGCGCTTTGGTGGATACCGTGGAATGCCCCTGGGGCGCTCCCATTTCTGTAGAAGCCGTAAAAAAACAGCTCGGCCAGAAAAATTATAAGATTCTTGCAGTGGTGCACGCCGAGACATCCACGGGCGTCAACAATCCCGTGGGCGAACTTGGCGCGCTGGTCAAAAACAGCGACACGCTCTTTCTGGTGGACAGCGTGGCCGGTCTTGGTGGTGTTGACGTGCGGGTGGACGAATGGGGCATCGACGCTTTTTACAGTGGCTCGCAAAAATGCCTTTCCACCCCTCCCGGTCTTGCGCCTGCCTCGTTCTCGGAAGCTGCCATGGAGGCCATGGCGCGCCGTAAAACCAAGGTACCCAACTGGTATCTGGACGTAACCCTGATCCGCAAATACTGGGAAGGCACACCCCGCACCTACCACCATACCGCGCCCATCAACATGTACTATGGCCTGCATCAGGCCCTGGACAACATGCTGGCCGAAGGTCTTGAAGCTTCGTTTGCCCGCCACAAGGCCATGCACGAACGCCTCAAGCAGGGCATGGGCAAGCTTGGCTTTAGCCCCTATGTTACTGAAGGGGCCGCGCCACAGGTCAACCTGTTTGTGCCACCTGCCGGTGTGGACGCCAACGCTCTGCGTGCCCGCCTGCGCAGTGACCACAAGATTGAAGTGGCTGGGGGCCTTGGCGCGCTGGCTGGCAAGGTGCTGCGCGTCGGAGTCATGGGCGAGGGCGCCCGCGAAGAACCCATCGACCGCCTTGTGGCGGCTGTGGCCGCCTGCCTGTAA
- a CDS encoding bifunctional diguanylate cyclase/phosphodiesterase produces MQSLWLPFFLTMLLFCCPTVAVMPAWASTDKAQTAAQQTEQGVSPFNSQAELPVYPPDDPTTFSARTSKNFDSIVHDHPLRFVSFMSVIFLVLMLSMLIALANKCGRICRMEAQLNKDDLTGLPNMEKLKSLCSTLLVTQVTADYMLLSGDICQFKTINDQFGFGMGDRLLQAYAAILQRNVLPEECCARISSDLFVLLLRFENWDQLTARLREMDNELDEWRRQQSLPYAVRTVFGAYHVPKAQHYDVQLMLDMANYARLEAKRSSGIHMVLYNERMRQEALLCQELTGKLEEALVNGEIEVWHQAKVDMRTGTIVGSEALVRWNHPQRGLLLPGSFIPLFERNGQVTSIDFHVFEQTCRSLRSWKLRNLPMHTVSCNFSRLHFDRPNFTQRLADIADRHGVPRHLLEIEITESAIMNNPDVVWVQIVQLKEMGFKTAIDDFGAGYSSLGIVQMLDTDCLKIDRSFIQRDLPGRRAQIVLGNIIRLADDLGMSVICEGVETAEQSAIIMKLGCYTAQGFFYAKPEPTHEFEARLAMQGL; encoded by the coding sequence ATGCAGTCATTATGGCTCCCCTTCTTTCTGACCATGCTCCTGTTCTGCTGCCCTACCGTAGCCGTGATGCCTGCCTGGGCAAGCACAGACAAAGCGCAGACGGCAGCACAACAGACCGAGCAGGGCGTCTCCCCTTTCAATTCACAGGCCGAGCTGCCTGTTTACCCACCCGACGACCCCACAACATTTTCGGCCCGCACCAGTAAGAATTTTGACAGCATCGTGCACGACCACCCGTTGCGCTTCGTGAGCTTCATGAGCGTTATTTTTCTGGTGCTCATGCTGAGCATGCTTATTGCCCTTGCCAACAAGTGCGGCCGTATCTGCCGTATGGAAGCACAGCTGAACAAGGACGACCTCACGGGCCTGCCCAATATGGAAAAGCTCAAGTCGCTGTGCTCGACCCTGTTAGTTACCCAGGTCACGGCTGACTACATGCTGCTTTCTGGCGACATCTGCCAGTTCAAAACCATCAATGACCAGTTTGGATTTGGCATGGGCGACAGGCTGTTGCAGGCCTATGCGGCCATTTTGCAGCGCAATGTGCTGCCAGAGGAATGCTGCGCCCGCATTTCATCAGACCTGTTCGTTTTGCTGTTGCGCTTTGAAAACTGGGATCAGCTTACGGCCCGCCTGCGCGAGATGGACAACGAGCTGGACGAATGGCGCAGGCAGCAGTCGCTGCCCTACGCAGTGCGCACCGTCTTCGGGGCCTACCATGTGCCCAAGGCGCAGCACTACGACGTGCAGCTCATGCTTGATATGGCCAACTACGCCCGTCTTGAGGCCAAGCGCTCGTCGGGCATACACATGGTACTGTACAACGAACGTATGCGGCAGGAGGCTCTGCTCTGTCAGGAGCTTACCGGCAAGCTGGAAGAAGCACTGGTCAATGGCGAAATCGAGGTGTGGCATCAGGCCAAGGTGGACATGCGCACCGGCACAATAGTTGGCAGCGAAGCGCTTGTGCGCTGGAATCACCCCCAGCGTGGCCTGCTGCTGCCGGGTAGCTTTATTCCCCTGTTTGAACGCAATGGTCAGGTGACATCCATAGACTTTCACGTGTTCGAGCAAACCTGCCGCAGCCTGCGTAGCTGGAAACTGCGCAACCTTCCGATGCACACGGTATCGTGCAACTTTTCACGCCTGCACTTTGACCGTCCCAACTTCACCCAGCGGCTGGCCGACATAGCCGACCGCCACGGTGTTCCCCGCCATCTGCTGGAAATAGAGATTACCGAAAGCGCCATCATGAACAACCCGGATGTCGTCTGGGTGCAGATTGTGCAGCTGAAAGAGATGGGCTTCAAGACCGCCATTGACGATTTTGGCGCTGGCTACTCGTCGCTGGGTATTGTGCAGATGCTCGACACCGACTGCCTCAAGATCGACCGTAGCTTTATCCAGCGAGATCTGCCGGGCAGACGCGCCCAGATCGTGCTTGGCAACATTATCCGCCTGGCGGACGATCTGGGCATGAGCGTAATTTGCGAGGGAGTGGAAACAGCGGAACAATCCGCCATTATCATGAAGCTGGGCTGCTACACGGCTCAGGGATTTTTTTACGCCAAGCCGGAACCCACCCACGAATTTGAAGCGCGTCTGGCCATGCAGGGCCTGTAA
- a CDS encoding glycosyltransferase codes for MRVLFLNSVFPGRFRSIAQAFGANPKNTVLFLAETGQKLAIPGVRRLRIAPPIPYEGDDPAEKEMVMRLRRAARAGNALLSLRRNGFAPDLICGAASMGGSFYVRDIFPKAFIVALGDWFYTNGENHCFFTRGTPRPPADFAPLRVSNLWEYNALGECHLPVTTSLWQRAQYPAALQREIKVVPSGINTRFFVPGDEKKEEQAGTACEDPWGCASHEMVTFCGPMHDPARGFDQFRQCLPRLLELRPNCLVVLAWLDIAQTGQKNGPVPAPVECSETGKAMRRAVDILGIDQSFRSRVHLLGARSLKEYRAMLQHSTAHVYLAAPHVFSTGLLEAMACGTLVVASDTAPVREVVQDGVNGFLCDFWDHETMAQKLAEVLARAQQLGHVRRNARQTVLRSYDADVQTRRFMDLIEASMQSRAEG; via the coding sequence ATGCGCGTTCTTTTTCTGAATTCTGTTTTCCCCGGCCGCTTTCGCTCCATTGCCCAGGCCTTTGGGGCCAACCCCAAGAATACCGTGCTGTTTCTTGCAGAAACAGGGCAGAAGTTGGCTATCCCCGGTGTGCGACGGCTGCGGATTGCCCCGCCAATACCATATGAAGGGGATGACCCGGCAGAAAAAGAAATGGTCATGCGCCTGCGGCGTGCCGCGCGTGCGGGCAATGCCCTGCTTTCCCTGCGCAGAAACGGCTTTGCGCCCGACCTCATCTGCGGCGCGGCGAGCATGGGCGGCAGTTTTTATGTGCGCGACATATTCCCCAAGGCATTTATTGTGGCCTTGGGCGACTGGTTTTACACCAATGGGGAAAACCACTGCTTTTTCACCAGAGGCACCCCCAGACCTCCTGCGGACTTTGCCCCCCTGCGTGTGAGCAATTTGTGGGAATACAATGCGCTTGGCGAGTGCCATTTGCCCGTAACCACCTCCCTGTGGCAGCGGGCGCAGTATCCGGCAGCATTGCAGCGTGAAATCAAGGTGGTGCCAAGCGGCATCAACACACGTTTTTTTGTGCCGGGTGACGAGAAAAAAGAAGAACAGGCAGGCACTGCGTGCGAAGACCCCTGGGGATGTGCCAGCCACGAGATGGTAACATTTTGCGGCCCCATGCACGATCCCGCGCGCGGTTTTGACCAGTTTCGTCAATGTCTGCCGCGCCTGCTCGAGCTGCGCCCCAACTGCCTTGTGGTGCTGGCCTGGCTTGATATTGCCCAGACCGGGCAAAAAAATGGCCCCGTTCCCGCCCCGGTAGAATGCTCGGAGACAGGCAAGGCCATGAGGCGGGCTGTGGACATTCTGGGCATCGACCAGAGTTTTCGCTCGCGGGTACATCTGCTCGGCGCCCGTTCGCTCAAGGAATACAGGGCCATGTTGCAGCACTCCACTGCCCATGTGTATCTGGCCGCGCCGCATGTTTTTTCCACCGGGCTGCTGGAAGCAATGGCTTGCGGTACCCTGGTGGTTGCCTCAGATACCGCGCCCGTGCGTGAGGTTGTGCAGGACGGAGTAAACGGCTTTTTGTGCGATTTCTGGGATCATGAAACCATGGCGCAAAAACTGGCTGAGGTGCTTGCAAGGGCGCAACAGCTCGGCCATGTGCGCCGCAATGCCCGGCAGACAGTGCTGCGTTCTTACGATGCGGACGTGCAGACCCGCAGGTTTATGGATTTGATAGAAGCAAGCATGCAGAGCAGGGCAGAAGGCTAG